Proteins co-encoded in one Opitutus terrae PB90-1 genomic window:
- a CDS encoding peroxiredoxin: MNLRTTSLFALMFLSTFLSVFARSQPLKVGDEAPAVSGTTEAGTPLAFADVYKQQPYTLVYFYPKADTAGCTKQGCSLRDAYETLAKKGVAVIGVSHDDVAAQKAFKEKYQFPFTLIADTDDTVLKAFGVPHIPATQLATRQAYLIKDGKVVWADYSASTEQQAADVLKVLDEQKS, from the coding sequence ATGAATCTCCGCACCACCTCCCTCTTCGCGCTCATGTTTCTCTCCACCTTCCTTTCCGTTTTCGCCCGCTCCCAACCGCTCAAGGTCGGCGACGAGGCGCCCGCGGTGAGCGGGACCACGGAAGCGGGCACGCCGCTCGCCTTCGCCGACGTCTACAAGCAGCAGCCCTACACGCTGGTATATTTCTACCCGAAGGCCGACACAGCCGGTTGCACGAAGCAGGGCTGCTCGCTGCGCGATGCGTACGAAACGCTCGCCAAAAAGGGCGTCGCGGTGATTGGCGTCAGCCACGACGACGTGGCCGCGCAAAAGGCATTCAAGGAGAAATACCAGTTTCCGTTCACGCTGATCGCCGACACCGACGACACGGTGCTGAAGGCGTTCGGCGTGCCGCACATCCCCGCCACGCAGCTGGCCACGCGTCAGGCTTACCTGATCAAGGACGGCAAGGTGGTGTGGGCGGACTACAGCGCCTCGACCGAGCAGCAGGCGGCCGACGTGCTGAAGGTGCTCGACGAACAAAAGAGCTGA
- a CDS encoding PIG-L deacetylase family protein, whose amino-acid sequence MKLSRSDADVFLPRADGSMAEQALARTTHLCVVAHQDDLEIMAHHGIAACYGRRDQFFTGVVVTNGSGSPRAGAYASFTDAQMIDARRQEQRRAAELGRYNLMLQLAHPSADVKRPGHAGVHEDLAQIFGACTPEIVYLHQPADKHDTHVAVLLRCLEAIRALPADRRPRRVVGCEGWRDLDWLADEDKIGLDASAQPELALELIKVFDSQVAGGKRYDLAALGRRRANATFHTSHATDAASAITWAMDLTPLVADATLSVREFTLTHVEKLRCDIAARITRLE is encoded by the coding sequence ATGAAGCTCAGCCGATCCGATGCCGATGTTTTCCTTCCGCGCGCCGATGGCAGTATGGCGGAACAAGCGCTTGCGCGGACGACGCACCTCTGCGTCGTCGCGCATCAGGACGACCTCGAGATCATGGCGCACCATGGCATCGCGGCGTGCTACGGCCGGCGCGACCAGTTTTTCACCGGGGTGGTGGTGACCAACGGCTCCGGTTCGCCGCGCGCCGGCGCGTATGCGAGTTTCACCGACGCGCAGATGATCGACGCGCGGCGGCAGGAGCAGCGGCGCGCCGCGGAGCTGGGCCGCTACAACCTGATGCTGCAGCTGGCGCATCCGAGCGCGGATGTGAAACGGCCCGGCCACGCGGGGGTGCACGAGGACCTCGCGCAGATCTTCGGCGCGTGCACGCCGGAGATCGTCTACCTGCACCAGCCGGCGGACAAACACGACACGCACGTCGCGGTGTTGCTCCGCTGCCTCGAGGCGATCCGCGCGCTTCCCGCCGACCGGCGGCCGCGGCGGGTCGTCGGCTGCGAAGGCTGGCGGGATCTCGATTGGCTGGCGGATGAGGACAAGATCGGGCTCGACGCGAGCGCGCAGCCGGAACTCGCGCTGGAACTGATCAAGGTGTTCGACTCGCAGGTGGCGGGCGGCAAGCGCTACGACCTCGCCGCGCTCGGCCGGCGTCGCGCGAATGCCACGTTCCACACCTCGCACGCGACGGATGCGGCGAGCGCGATCACCTGGGCCATGGATCTGACGCCGCTCGTGGCCGACGCGACGCTATCGGTGCGCGAGTTCACACTGACGCATGTCGAGAAACTCCGCTGCGACATTGCGGCGCGCATCACGCGGCTGGAGTAG
- a CDS encoding paraquat-inducible protein A, whose product MSTSSFSRISPSAIHRSVPWVLAAAFLLFGAGVFVPFFRVTKFWVFDDAISVVGGILTLFHEREYFLFAVLSLFTLVFPCVKLGLLAIIWAEREHNLTRVRRLHRWVASLGKWSMLDVFVVAILIVAMKSAAVAQMEVGAGLYLFTFSVIATQLASSLVAQLLEHAD is encoded by the coding sequence ATGTCCACTTCCAGCTTCAGCCGGATTTCCCCTTCGGCCATCCACCGCAGCGTGCCGTGGGTGTTGGCGGCCGCCTTCCTCCTGTTCGGCGCGGGCGTCTTCGTGCCGTTTTTCCGCGTCACCAAATTCTGGGTGTTCGACGACGCGATCTCGGTGGTCGGCGGCATCCTCACGCTGTTTCACGAGCGCGAATACTTCCTGTTCGCGGTGCTGTCGCTGTTCACGCTGGTGTTCCCGTGCGTGAAGCTCGGACTGCTCGCGATCATCTGGGCCGAACGCGAGCACAACCTCACGCGCGTCCGCCGGCTGCATCGTTGGGTGGCGAGCCTCGGCAAGTGGTCGATGCTCGACGTTTTCGTCGTCGCCATCCTGATCGTCGCGATGAAATCCGCCGCCGTGGCCCAGATGGAGGTCGGCGCCGGACTGTATCTTTTCACCTTTTCGGTGATCGCCACGCAGCTCGCGTCCTCGCTCGTCGCGCAACTGCTCGAGCATGCCGACTGA